A genomic segment from Nitrospira sp. encodes:
- a CDS encoding L-threonine 3-O-phosphate decarboxylase, whose protein sequence is MVRMSRIGHGGDVHAAAREMGRGFHRLLDFSASINPLGPSTSALRAFGQATPLLRHYPDPTCWDLRHALAAHWRRPAGEFLIGNGSTELIHLLPTALQIRHLLIVGPTFSEYAAAIKRCGGRVSMVMANRADGYRPPIEDLHALLHGITRGGNDRLPIDALFLCNPNSPTGQVCEAAAVRRLARLAARRGLWFLVDETFVEYCGDASILSQALPARTVVLRSFTKFYGLPGLRVGYVTAKPHIIARIAAYQPPWSVNMPAQRAAKAALQDVRHAGQSLRFMDQERAWLLKGLERLPGCSVFPSAANFILMELPVGLKAGTAVAALRRQGLLIRDCSQVPGLNTRSVRVAVRTRVENERLLTALSQALCGDGA, encoded by the coding sequence ATGGTGAGGATGTCGCGTATCGGTCACGGTGGGGATGTCCATGCTGCGGCTCGCGAGATGGGACGAGGATTTCATCGTCTCCTGGATTTCAGCGCCAGCATCAATCCCTTGGGACCATCGACCTCGGCGCTGCGGGCGTTCGGCCAGGCGACGCCTCTGCTTCGGCATTACCCCGATCCGACCTGTTGGGACCTGCGCCACGCGTTGGCCGCCCATTGGCGACGGCCTGCCGGTGAATTTTTGATCGGAAACGGTTCTACCGAGTTGATTCACCTGCTTCCCACGGCATTGCAGATTCGACACCTGCTGATCGTCGGGCCGACGTTTTCCGAATATGCCGCGGCGATAAAGAGGTGCGGAGGACGAGTCAGCATGGTGATGGCGAATCGTGCCGATGGGTATCGTCCGCCGATCGAAGACCTGCATGCTCTCTTGCACGGAATCACACGGGGCGGAAACGATCGCCTGCCCATCGATGCCTTGTTCCTCTGTAATCCGAATAGCCCGACGGGGCAGGTCTGCGAGGCAGCAGCGGTGAGGAGGCTGGCGCGCCTGGCAGCTCGTCGTGGCCTCTGGTTTCTCGTGGACGAAACGTTTGTCGAGTATTGTGGTGATGCATCGATTCTCTCGCAGGCCCTCCCTGCTCGTACGGTCGTGTTGCGCAGCTTTACCAAATTCTATGGCTTGCCGGGCCTGCGTGTGGGGTATGTGACGGCGAAGCCGCACATCATTGCACGAATCGCAGCGTACCAGCCTCCCTGGTCCGTGAATATGCCGGCTCAGCGAGCCGCCAAGGCTGCTCTTCAGGATGTGCGGCATGCCGGGCAGAGTTTACGGTTCATGGATCAAGAGCGGGCGTGGTTGCTGAAAGGGTTGGAACGACTACCTGGTTGTTCGGTCTTTCCCTCTGCAGCGAATTTCATCCTGATGGAGTTGCCGGTGGGTTTGAAGGCGGGAACGGCGGTGGCCGCCCTTCGCCGGCAAGGTCTCTTGATCAGGGATTGTTCACAGGTGCCGGGATTGAATACTCGTTCGGTGCGGGTGGCGGTTCGAACGAGGGTCGAGAACGAACGTCTCTTGACGGCCCTCTCTCAAGCCCTTTGTGGCGATGGTGCATGA
- a CDS encoding Two-component transcriptional response regulator, LuxR family, which translates to MSKIVVVDDSYAELQMIEGYLKSANHTVVSYPNTDKLEEKLVVDKPDLIVLDVVMPGRNGFQTCRDLKNDDRFKGIPIVLCTSKGQESDKFWGQQQGANGYVVKPFKAEDLVAAVKRALN; encoded by the coding sequence ATGAGCAAGATCGTTGTCGTCGATGACTCCTACGCCGAACTGCAGATGATCGAAGGATACCTCAAGTCTGCCAACCATACGGTCGTGTCCTACCCGAACACCGATAAACTCGAAGAGAAACTGGTGGTCGATAAGCCGGACCTGATCGTGTTGGATGTCGTCATGCCGGGACGCAACGGATTCCAGACCTGCCGGGATCTCAAGAACGACGACCGCTTCAAAGGTATTCCGATCGTACTCTGTACCTCAAAGGGGCAGGAGAGCGACAAGTTTTGGGGGCAGCAACAGGGGGCGAACGGCTATGTCGTGAAGCCCTTTAAGGCCGAAGATTTGGTGGCGGCCGTCAAGCGGGCACTGAACTAA
- a CDS encoding Cobyric acid synthase, whose protein sequence is MSNVPHTKAIAILGTGSDVGKSLVASGLCRLLHRAGVRVAPFKAQNMSLNSFVTSEGGEIGRAQALQAEACGIPPHVDMNPILLKPESDSKAQVIVQGRVFSTLDAQAYFTRTRNSALFRAVQESYGRLASQYEVIVIEGAGSAAEVNLRDRDLVNWPVVEMADAQVVLVADIDRGGVFAQIVGTLDLIAKEERARVCGIVINKFRGDAVLFADGVRFLTERTGIPVLGVLPFLRDLALDQEDSLDVETRQRVPFESDSVNIAVLLLPHMSNFTDFNALAEESDVRLRYVADPEETAGADAIMIPGTKMTLADLEYLRAKGFEPLLQCHVQGGGELVGICGGYQMLGRRITDPDAVESGGAGRGFGFLDVTTIMMPDKITEQVQAHALHLSGTAALPVRGYLIHMGRTDRHGLRPCFRFHSAADPAEGCRDGEGRQDDTYLDGAVRDDGLVWGTYIHGLFDQASFRRSWLNRLRSRKGLSDVDLARSQVVNDRRTNALDRWADHVEQHLDLGPIWNLMRQEGRAKPA, encoded by the coding sequence ATGTCGAATGTCCCTCACACCAAAGCCATTGCGATCCTGGGGACCGGTTCCGATGTCGGGAAGAGTCTGGTCGCTTCCGGCTTGTGTCGGCTCCTGCATCGGGCCGGCGTTCGCGTCGCTCCGTTCAAGGCGCAGAACATGTCGTTGAATTCCTTTGTCACATCGGAAGGCGGTGAGATCGGGCGTGCCCAGGCCCTGCAGGCCGAAGCCTGCGGGATTCCTCCTCATGTGGATATGAATCCCATCCTGCTCAAACCGGAATCGGATTCGAAGGCGCAGGTTATCGTACAGGGGAGGGTCTTTTCCACGCTGGATGCCCAGGCCTATTTCACACGGACCAGGAATTCCGCCTTGTTTCGCGCGGTGCAAGAGAGTTACGGGCGCCTGGCCTCGCAATATGAAGTCATCGTCATCGAGGGCGCAGGCAGTGCCGCGGAGGTCAATCTTCGCGACCGCGATCTGGTGAATTGGCCGGTCGTCGAGATGGCCGATGCCCAGGTGGTGTTGGTGGCGGACATCGATCGCGGCGGGGTGTTCGCTCAAATCGTCGGAACGCTCGACCTCATCGCCAAGGAAGAACGAGCGCGGGTGTGCGGCATCGTCATCAACAAGTTTCGCGGGGATGCGGTGCTCTTCGCCGATGGAGTCCGTTTCCTTACGGAACGAACGGGTATTCCGGTGTTGGGAGTGTTGCCGTTCTTGAGAGACCTTGCGCTCGATCAAGAGGACAGTCTCGACGTGGAAACAAGGCAGCGCGTCCCTTTCGAGTCGGACTCTGTCAACATCGCCGTGTTGCTGCTCCCGCATATGAGCAACTTCACCGATTTCAACGCCTTGGCCGAAGAGTCGGATGTGCGGTTGCGTTATGTGGCCGACCCAGAGGAGACGGCCGGGGCCGATGCCATCATGATTCCCGGTACAAAAATGACGCTGGCGGACCTTGAGTACCTTCGCGCGAAGGGATTCGAACCGCTGTTGCAGTGCCATGTTCAAGGAGGAGGAGAATTGGTCGGCATCTGCGGGGGGTATCAGATGTTGGGGCGACGGATCACCGATCCCGATGCTGTGGAATCAGGAGGTGCGGGAAGGGGCTTTGGGTTCTTAGACGTCACCACAATCATGATGCCGGACAAAATTACCGAGCAAGTCCAGGCCCATGCCCTGCACCTTAGCGGAACGGCTGCGCTGCCGGTTCGTGGCTATCTCATTCACATGGGGCGGACGGATCGTCATGGACTTCGACCTTGTTTTCGATTTCACTCGGCGGCGGATCCAGCCGAAGGATGCCGCGATGGAGAAGGGAGGCAAGACGATACGTATCTAGATGGGGCGGTGCGCGACGATGGCTTGGTCTGGGGAACCTATATCCATGGCTTGTTTGATCAGGCATCGTTTCGCCGGTCATGGCTGAACAGGTTGCGCAGCCGCAAGGGGCTTTCGGACGTCGACCTTGCCCGTTCGCAGGTGGTAAATGATAGACGAACGAATGCGCTGGATCGATGGGCGGACCATGTCGAACAGCACCTTGACCTTGGCCCGATCTGGAATCTGATGCGGCAGGAGGGGAGGGCCAAGCCCGCATGA
- a CDS encoding Nicotinate-nucleotide--dimethylbenzimidazole phosphoribosyltransferase, producing the protein MALEEVLTRIRPLDADVSIKVRARLDRLTKPQGSLGRLEELAARYAAITGEVKPSIPRGAVFTFAADHGVAIEGVSAYPREVTPQMVLNFLRGGAAINVLARHVGVEVRVVDIGVAYEFGVVPGLIRKKIMAATKNLSVEPAMGREQAREALQVGVDLATEASREGIGLIGTGDMGIGNTTPSAAITAVMTGRTAAEVTGRGTGIDEAVHTHKVRVIQQALDRHRPNRADALDVLAKVGGLEIGGLAGLMLGAAAARVPVVLDGFIAGAAALIAVGLQPRCRDYLIASHRSVERGHQAILDHLGLKPLFDLDLRLGEGTGACLGMGLMQASIKILTEMATFDEAGVSERD; encoded by the coding sequence ATGGCGCTGGAGGAGGTGTTGACTCGGATTCGGCCGCTTGATGCTGATGTCTCGATCAAGGTGCGGGCTCGGCTTGACCGGCTGACGAAACCTCAAGGCAGTCTGGGCCGGCTCGAAGAATTGGCTGCGCGTTATGCCGCCATCACCGGTGAGGTGAAACCGAGCATCCCGCGTGGGGCGGTGTTCACCTTCGCCGCAGATCATGGCGTCGCGATCGAAGGGGTGAGCGCCTATCCACGTGAGGTGACACCGCAGATGGTGTTGAACTTCCTCCGAGGCGGTGCCGCGATCAATGTGTTGGCTCGCCATGTGGGAGTCGAGGTACGGGTCGTGGATATCGGCGTGGCCTACGAATTCGGCGTCGTGCCGGGACTCATTCGGAAAAAGATCATGGCGGCAACGAAGAACCTGTCGGTCGAACCGGCGATGGGTCGCGAACAGGCCAGGGAGGCGCTGCAGGTCGGCGTCGATCTGGCAACCGAGGCATCACGCGAAGGAATCGGCTTGATCGGGACCGGCGATATGGGCATCGGTAACACCACGCCGAGCGCGGCGATCACGGCGGTGATGACCGGCCGGACGGCGGCGGAGGTGACCGGTCGCGGAACTGGAATCGACGAGGCAGTCCATACTCACAAGGTCAGGGTCATTCAACAGGCTCTCGACCGGCACCGTCCGAACCGAGCCGATGCGCTGGATGTCCTGGCCAAGGTCGGCGGGTTGGAAATCGGCGGTCTGGCCGGACTCATGCTCGGCGCTGCGGCAGCGAGGGTGCCGGTGGTCTTGGACGGGTTCATCGCCGGGGCCGCCGCGTTGATCGCCGTGGGATTGCAGCCTCGTTGCCGGGACTACCTGATCGCCTCGCATCGATCGGTGGAGCGGGGGCATCAAGCGATCCTGGATCACCTTGGCCTGAAACCGCTCTTCGACCTTGACCTCCGGCTTGGTGAAGGCACGGGGGCTTGTCTGGGCATGGGCCTGATGCAGGCATCGATCAAGATCCTCACCGAGATGGCGACGTTTGATGAAGCCGGAGTATCGGAACGTGACTGA
- a CDS encoding Cobalamin synthase: MTDLAAMTRPFVFAWHFLTAIPISRSHHEPTAAELATSMAWYSTVGLMIGGLLALADEGLHWYLAAEVVNGLLVLLLVLLTRGLHQDGLADTLDGLAGGRTPTDRLRIMRDPRIGALGATGLFLSLLLRYAGLLALPQGLRLPVLFCMPALGRWAMVAVAWSSPYARNEGGLAAPFLSHLSVQHVALSSLVMVAALAAGLGVPGAVATMGGGLVLVALVRSACREWFGGVTGDLLGATNELIEILFLLLIPLLVMG; this comes from the coding sequence GTGACTGACTTGGCCGCCATGACCAGACCCTTTGTCTTCGCCTGGCATTTTTTGACGGCGATCCCGATCAGCCGGAGCCATCATGAACCGACTGCCGCAGAGCTGGCCACGTCGATGGCCTGGTATTCGACGGTCGGCCTCATGATCGGCGGCTTGCTCGCGCTGGCCGACGAGGGCTTGCACTGGTATCTGGCCGCTGAGGTCGTAAATGGACTGCTGGTCCTGCTGCTGGTGTTGCTGACGCGAGGCCTGCATCAGGACGGTTTGGCGGACACATTGGACGGACTGGCCGGCGGTCGCACGCCGACCGACCGATTGCGCATCATGCGTGACCCTCGCATCGGAGCGCTTGGCGCCACGGGACTGTTTTTGTCGTTACTGTTGCGTTATGCCGGGTTGTTGGCTCTTCCCCAGGGACTCCGGCTGCCGGTGTTGTTCTGTATGCCGGCGCTTGGCCGCTGGGCCATGGTGGCGGTCGCCTGGTCTTCTCCCTATGCGAGGAACGAAGGTGGGCTGGCCGCGCCGTTTCTCTCTCATTTGTCCGTGCAGCATGTCGCCCTGTCGAGCCTCGTCATGGTGGCGGCGCTTGCGGCCGGGTTGGGTGTCCCTGGGGCTGTTGCGACCATGGGAGGAGGACTGGTTCTGGTTGCCTTGGTGCGAAGCGCTTGTCGTGAATGGTTCGGCGGGGTGACGGGAGACCTGCTCGGCGCCACCAATGAATTGATCGAGATCCTCTTTCTGCTGCTGATCCCGCTGTTGGTGATGGGATGA
- a CDS encoding Adenosylcobinamide-phosphate synthase, with protein sequence MTGGDLLLAAALDVTLGDPRWLPHPVRGMGAVITWFDDRIRNLCRTEQALHIAGIGLAIGLPAAVYVAVTFVIAQAESFSPLLGHAVEIGLAYTTLAGRDLFDHVQVVGRELAQGNLTGARDAVAMIVGRDSADLTEPDIVRATVETIAESTSDGIIAPLVYLTLGGAPLALAYKAINTLDSMVGHRDARYEHLGWASARLDDLVNWIPARLTGGFISLATGLATGQWERARDSWYLLHRDGDNHPSPNSGRPEAAMAGALGVQLGGRNYYDGVPHDRPLIGDDRAPLTSDHIAQALHITIVASGLGLGFALLSLW encoded by the coding sequence ATGACCGGCGGTGATCTGTTGCTTGCGGCGGCGCTCGATGTGACGCTGGGGGACCCCCGCTGGTTGCCCCATCCGGTCAGGGGGATGGGTGCCGTCATTACTTGGTTCGACGACCGAATCAGGAACCTGTGCCGGACCGAGCAGGCGCTACACATCGCAGGAATCGGACTCGCAATCGGGTTACCGGCGGCCGTCTATGTTGCCGTGACCTTCGTGATTGCGCAGGCGGAGTCGTTTTCGCCGCTGCTCGGCCACGCGGTGGAAATCGGATTGGCCTATACGACCCTCGCGGGGCGTGACCTGTTCGATCATGTTCAGGTGGTCGGCCGTGAATTGGCGCAGGGCAATCTTACCGGCGCACGCGACGCGGTCGCGATGATCGTGGGCCGCGACAGCGCCGACTTGACGGAACCTGACATCGTACGCGCGACGGTGGAGACGATCGCGGAAAGTACGTCCGACGGTATCATCGCGCCGCTTGTGTATCTGACACTCGGCGGTGCGCCGCTCGCGCTGGCCTATAAGGCGATCAATACGCTTGATTCGATGGTCGGTCACCGCGATGCCCGGTACGAACATCTCGGGTGGGCCTCCGCCCGGCTCGACGACTTGGTGAATTGGATTCCCGCTCGTCTGACCGGCGGCTTCATCTCGTTGGCGACGGGATTGGCGACCGGCCAATGGGAACGCGCGCGAGACAGTTGGTACCTATTGCATCGAGACGGGGATAACCACCCCAGCCCGAACAGCGGGAGGCCGGAAGCAGCCATGGCCGGTGCCTTGGGCGTTCAGCTCGGCGGTCGGAATTATTATGACGGGGTTCCTCACGACCGACCGTTGATCGGCGACGACAGGGCTCCATTGACGTCCGACCATATCGCACAGGCATTGCACATCACGATCGTGGCTTCCGGATTGGGCCTGGGTTTCGCCCTGTTGTCGTTATGGTGA
- a CDS encoding Positive regulator of CheA protein activity (CheW) gives MTAEGPLRMCVLTLGGELFAVDLRHVSEVFEVESVTVVPGMPALLTGVTNLRGTVISLVDLRGSLGLAAVDSALPFAVVIRQGSSHIGVLVDHVPEIRTVAREDLLPTIQGGPAGARSCISAVLRLDERLGGVLEIHQVFEQVDGGGTGL, from the coding sequence GTGACGGCCGAAGGACCTCTGCGCATGTGCGTGCTGACGTTGGGGGGAGAGCTGTTCGCTGTCGATCTCCGTCATGTCAGCGAAGTGTTCGAGGTGGAATCCGTGACCGTCGTTCCGGGCATGCCAGCACTCCTGACGGGGGTAACCAATCTCCGGGGCACGGTCATTTCTCTGGTCGATTTGCGGGGAAGCCTGGGCTTGGCCGCCGTCGATTCAGCCCTCCCTTTTGCGGTCGTCATCCGTCAGGGTTCCAGCCACATCGGGGTCCTTGTCGATCATGTGCCGGAGATTCGCACCGTCGCTCGTGAGGACTTGTTGCCGACTATACAGGGTGGGCCGGCCGGTGCGCGATCCTGTATATCGGCCGTCCTTCGCTTGGATGAACGCTTGGGAGGGGTTCTGGAGATCCATCAGGTCTTCGAACAAGTCGACGGAGGCGGCACCGGATTGTAG
- a CDS encoding Two-component system sensor histidine kinase, whose translation MANNLIKKSMVAALLVSCVGTAGPALANTEVETAELLIKLLQVGRGVISEHQATINDAGKGDKGFTGDYVANQVIERFRKATKIDLNRPNGTAQGPLFLAMVESEKEVIDEAQPVINKQGVGFKGIIPAVFARKAGERFYRKTGIRMKLTGVDYRFPGNRPDDFESEVLRVFADTRHPKGQPYSKATMFDGKPVLRMMDPEYAAASCLGCHGNPKGERDITGAKKEGWKEGDLAGAISIIIPMR comes from the coding sequence ATGGCGAACAATCTCATCAAGAAATCCATGGTTGCCGCGCTGTTGGTGAGCTGTGTCGGGACAGCCGGTCCTGCACTGGCCAATACTGAGGTGGAGACCGCTGAACTGCTCATCAAACTGTTGCAGGTCGGTCGTGGTGTGATTTCGGAACATCAAGCCACCATCAATGACGCCGGCAAAGGCGACAAGGGATTCACCGGCGACTATGTCGCCAACCAAGTAATAGAGCGGTTTCGCAAGGCCACGAAAATCGATCTGAATCGCCCCAACGGCACGGCGCAGGGGCCGCTGTTCCTTGCCATGGTGGAATCGGAGAAGGAAGTCATCGATGAGGCTCAACCGGTCATCAATAAGCAGGGAGTCGGTTTCAAGGGCATCATTCCTGCCGTGTTCGCCCGCAAGGCCGGTGAGCGGTTTTATCGTAAAACCGGCATTCGCATGAAATTGACCGGCGTCGACTATCGTTTCCCAGGCAATCGACCTGACGATTTTGAATCCGAAGTACTCCGGGTTTTTGCCGATACACGTCATCCCAAGGGGCAGCCGTACAGCAAAGCCACCATGTTCGACGGGAAGCCGGTGTTGCGGATGATGGATCCTGAGTATGCCGCCGCCTCTTGCCTCGGGTGCCACGGAAATCCCAAAGGCGAGCGCGACATCACGGGCGCCAAGAAAGAAGGGTGGAAAGAAGGCGACTTGGCCGGCGCCATCAGCATCATCATTCCGATGCGGTAG
- a CDS encoding adenosylcobinamide kinase/adenosylcobinamide-phosphate guanylyltransferase has product MTKKANTGSRLILVVGGAASGKSHTALEQAGRTGPKAFVATGEALDGEMADRIARHRATRSADWVTAEVPRELAVWFRSEGKAYRTIVVDCLTLWLSNLRGRRVTSMAIIERVDELLQAIRAVPARVVLVSNELGFGLVPANRSARAFRDLAGRVNQQVADAADEVYLVCCGQLLKLK; this is encoded by the coding sequence ATGACCAAGAAGGCGAACACAGGGTCGCGGCTCATTTTGGTGGTGGGCGGGGCGGCATCAGGAAAAAGCCACACGGCGCTTGAACAGGCGGGACGGACCGGCCCGAAGGCCTTCGTGGCGACCGGGGAGGCCCTCGACGGTGAAATGGCGGATCGCATCGCGCGGCATCGCGCGACCCGTTCCGCCGACTGGGTAACGGCGGAGGTGCCGCGCGAGCTGGCGGTCTGGTTTCGATCGGAAGGCAAGGCTTATCGTACGATCGTCGTGGATTGCCTGACACTGTGGTTGAGCAATCTGCGCGGGCGTCGTGTCACAAGTATGGCCATCATCGAGCGGGTCGATGAGCTGCTGCAGGCCATTCGTGCCGTTCCGGCCCGGGTGGTGCTGGTCAGCAACGAATTGGGATTCGGTCTGGTGCCGGCCAACCGCAGTGCGCGCGCGTTTCGCGATCTGGCCGGTCGCGTGAATCAGCAGGTGGCCGATGCGGCAGACGAAGTCTATCTCGTCTGCTGCGGCCAATTGCTCAAGCTCAAGTGA